From a single Bacteroidota bacterium genomic region:
- a CDS encoding FtsX-like permease family protein, which translates to MLRTALRFIRYDKAKSIGVTIGIVISTFLIGQQVGIFTFLTGLMSGLTDHTDSEVWIVDKKAINANALGQLDTRVIAEARSIVGVKHAEPMVIAPAMATFADGTTATVEVIGSEAPTFGAGPKLSDIIEGKRENLMEEATVSGDYFDRNLFGGSAAVGTEFEINGRRAVFGVQTKNARGFAGSFMFSTAERARYYAGLPANTINAVLIYVTPGEKPEAVRDRINATIPNCRAWLRKDLSASTINDTLSNSGIGISTGTLILFALISGFFIIGLTMYSSALDRIRDYGTLKAIGASNGYVRGLILTQAVIFAIVGFAIAFAFLEGFRTGSEGSGLVFFFPWYIVAGIFGVTVLISVGGAVFALRRITQLEPAAVFRA; encoded by the coding sequence ATGCTCCGCACCGCCCTCCGTTTTATTCGTTATGACAAGGCCAAAAGCATCGGCGTCACGATCGGCATCGTCATCAGCACCTTCCTCATCGGGCAGCAGGTGGGGATTTTTACCTTTTTGACGGGGCTGATGTCGGGTCTCACCGATCACACCGATTCCGAAGTTTGGATCGTGGACAAAAAAGCCATCAACGCCAATGCCCTTGGGCAGTTGGACACACGCGTCATTGCCGAGGCGCGCAGCATCGTCGGGGTGAAACATGCCGAACCGATGGTGATTGCCCCAGCCATGGCGACCTTCGCGGATGGCACGACGGCGACCGTGGAAGTGATTGGCTCAGAAGCACCTACATTCGGAGCGGGTCCCAAACTGAGTGACATCATCGAAGGCAAACGGGAGAACCTCATGGAGGAGGCCACCGTGAGCGGCGATTATTTTGACCGGAACTTGTTTGGCGGTTCGGCAGCCGTGGGAACTGAATTCGAAATCAATGGTCGAAGGGCGGTTTTTGGAGTTCAGACGAAGAATGCGCGTGGATTTGCCGGTTCTTTTATGTTCAGCACTGCCGAAAGGGCGCGCTACTACGCAGGCTTACCCGCCAATACCATCAACGCCGTTTTGATTTACGTGACGCCCGGAGAAAAACCCGAAGCTGTACGAGACCGCATCAATGCCACGATTCCGAATTGCCGGGCGTGGCTGCGTAAAGACTTGTCAGCCAGCACGATCAATGACACCCTGAGCAATTCGGGGATCGGCATCAGCACGGGAACCCTGATCCTGTTCGCGCTGATTTCCGGCTTTTTTATCATCGGATTGACGATGTATTCTTCCGCCCTCGACCGCATCCGGGACTACGGGACGCTCAAGGCCATCGGCGCGAGCAATGGCTACGTACGCGGGCTGATTTTGACGCAAGCCGTGATCTTCGCCATCGTCGGATTTGCCATCGCATTTGCATTTTTGGAAGGATTTCGGACAGGTTCCGAAGGTTCGGGCTTGGTCTTTTTCTTCCCTTGGTACATTGTCGCCGGCATCTTCGGCGTCACCGTCCTGATCAGCGTCGGCGGCGCAGTTTTTGCCCTTCGCCGCATCACACAATTGGAACCTGCAGCCGTCTTTAGAGCATGA
- a CDS encoding trypsin-like peptidase domain-containing protein, whose protein sequence is MKILKGCRGSFVLFILFILAAAGMKGQSFRSENIDRIDSILNRSQFCQLSLIYELRFREQFGKPSLASLFNGDSSYNLYFAKFVLDEFARKDLNPKDQSSLVSLFSAKEFYFLNDDYRSPEYRNGLFGTIHTDSRYRIDSLECNSSIKSAVEDATVLVFPKGNQFGRRRLLGGYSAKRKELCKRILSQNPDVKERLMNQQTLEDGSRSGTIWNNRWILTAGHGFRANDKVFVIRNFTRRRDRNKVGIRNKNERGGRVAWVQLGGAHELDLALIHLNKKFRGVPQSFEGTSADIDYRSQIVAGGHPFGMQAIADIEGYVLSDPADHWKNSPYFFADLDMNRGNSGSPVFQKHIDCSCSSKSSYHLVGMVVGSGGIQDFSMKNGKTVWNRLDEQDVVGTRIVKISKIEEILNTVICQLGNQRGGYREPHGFSRKISTVPQLLGAVEPFLPLANVADITVNLKRDTAFFSGADFYVKYYGNDIPTRYFIGDTALFTMIDSLLFIDIDNTLDGYYSRYPPDRCLEYHTDLWPMDLIANPTHCLKFRYQETLPADMPYRHDVDEKFNMLDGIGLADIVDNLPEVKMRRRQIWLCNLDMLEISISPAMDGNPYQAPIVNIRSVRPFIQTYLRTEREDAPIK, encoded by the coding sequence ATGAAAATTTTGAAAGGTTGCCGAGGCTCCTTTGTGCTTTTTATTCTTTTCATTCTGGCTGCTGCTGGCATGAAGGGTCAAAGCTTTAGGAGTGAAAATATTGACCGCATCGATTCTATCTTAAATCGAAGCCAATTCTGTCAGTTGTCACTAATATATGAATTGAGGTTTAGAGAGCAATTTGGCAAACCTAGTTTAGCCTCCTTGTTCAATGGCGATTCATCCTACAATCTCTACTTTGCTAAATTTGTTCTGGACGAATTCGCAAGGAAGGACCTAAATCCCAAAGATCAATCGAGCTTAGTCTCATTGTTTTCAGCCAAGGAGTTTTACTTTTTGAATGATGATTATCGATCACCAGAATACAGAAATGGATTGTTTGGAACAATCCATACGGATTCTCGCTATCGAATTGACTCTTTGGAGTGCAATAGCTCAATCAAGTCGGCAGTTGAGGATGCAACGGTATTAGTATTTCCCAAAGGAAATCAGTTTGGAAGACGAAGACTCCTGGGCGGGTATAGTGCAAAGCGTAAGGAACTATGTAAAAGGATTCTGTCTCAAAATCCAGATGTTAAAGAGCGCTTGATGAATCAGCAGACGCTCGAAGATGGATCGCGCTCTGGGACAATATGGAATAATCGGTGGATTCTGACCGCTGGACATGGCTTTAGAGCCAATGATAAGGTTTTTGTGATTCGTAATTTTACAAGGCGCCGCGATCGGAATAAGGTTGGCATACGAAACAAGAACGAGAGAGGCGGCAGGGTTGCTTGGGTGCAGCTTGGAGGGGCACATGAACTGGATCTAGCCCTCATCCATTTGAACAAAAAATTTCGAGGAGTACCACAAAGTTTTGAGGGAACATCTGCCGACATTGATTATAGATCACAAATCGTCGCTGGCGGGCACCCCTTCGGAATGCAAGCTATTGCGGATATCGAAGGCTATGTACTCTCGGACCCAGCAGATCATTGGAAAAACTCACCATACTTTTTTGCCGATCTTGATATGAATCGGGGGAACTCTGGCTCGCCAGTATTTCAAAAGCATATTGATTGTTCATGTTCAAGCAAAAGTAGTTACCATCTGGTCGGTATGGTGGTTGGCAGCGGCGGAATTCAGGACTTCAGCATGAAGAATGGGAAAACAGTATGGAACCGACTTGATGAACAGGATGTTGTAGGTACAAGGATTGTCAAAATCAGTAAAATTGAAGAAATTCTAAACACGGTAATTTGTCAGCTTGGAAATCAACGAGGAGGATATCGAGAACCCCATGGTTTTTCGAGGAAAATTTCGACTGTGCCACAATTGCTTGGTGCAGTCGAACCATTTCTTCCTTTGGCTAACGTAGCAGACATTACAGTCAATCTTAAGCGTGACACTGCGTTTTTTTCTGGTGCAGATTTTTATGTAAAATATTATGGAAATGATATTCCCACTCGATATTTTATTGGTGATACTGCACTTTTTACGATGATTGACTCTCTTCTTTTCATTGATATCGACAATACTCTCGATGGCTACTACAGTCGATATCCACCTGATCGTTGCCTTGAATACCACACCGATTTATGGCCGATGGATCTAATCGCAAATCCAACCCATTGCCTGAAGTTCCGCTATCAAGAAACTTTGCCAGCTGACATGCCATACAGACATGACGTTGACGAAAAATTCAACATGCTCGACGGAATCGGCTTGGCGGACATCGTCGACAATTTGCCAGAGGTCAAAATGCGACGCAGGCAAATTTGGCTGTGCAATCTGGACATGCTAGAAATCTCGATTTCGCCTGCAATGGATGGTAATCCCTATCAAGCTCCGATCGTGAACATTCGGTCTGTGAGGCCTTTTATACAGACCTACTTACGAACAGAACGCGAGGATGCCCCAATAAAATAG
- a CDS encoding biotin/lipoyl-binding protein encodes MTKVYVKQGDVVKAGDLLLELDHDVLSAQIEQSHRRVLSQASRIKTDELSLKEAETRAVRQSQNVTRTENLVKTGAETGQTLFDQKTEFMLLDNAVKRWESVLETDRRQLRELEGDIMVLMAQLEQRSVKAPMNGTILTLKALLGSFVTPQVSFADFAPEGKRMVRCEIDELFADNVKIGQKAHITGVGSEEQLATGQVVYASEFLKRKSLFSENAGEMEDRRVREIRVLLDSGSNLLINSRVECHIQTGSAK; translated from the coding sequence GTGACCAAGGTTTATGTCAAGCAAGGCGATGTCGTCAAGGCCGGCGACCTCCTCCTCGAACTCGACCACGACGTGTTGAGTGCCCAAATCGAACAAAGTCATCGCCGCGTTTTGTCCCAAGCTTCGCGGATCAAAACCGACGAACTTTCGCTGAAGGAGGCCGAAACCCGCGCCGTGCGGCAATCACAGAACGTCACCCGCACCGAAAACCTCGTCAAGACCGGCGCCGAAACGGGGCAAACCCTTTTCGATCAGAAGACAGAATTCATGTTGCTGGACAATGCCGTAAAACGCTGGGAATCGGTTTTGGAAACGGACCGCCGGCAACTGCGCGAACTCGAAGGCGATATCATGGTGTTGATGGCGCAATTGGAGCAACGTTCGGTAAAGGCGCCGATGAATGGAACCATCCTCACGCTCAAAGCTTTACTGGGCAGTTTTGTCACGCCGCAGGTGTCATTCGCAGATTTTGCCCCCGAAGGCAAGCGGATGGTGCGCTGCGAAATCGACGAATTGTTTGCGGACAACGTGAAAATCGGGCAGAAGGCGCATATCACGGGCGTCGGCAGCGAGGAGCAGCTTGCAACGGGACAGGTGGTGTATGCCAGCGAATTTCTCAAGCGCAAAAGTCTCTTCTCGGAGAATGCCGGCGAAATGGAAGACCGCCGCGTGCGTGAAATCCGGGTTTTGCTCGACAGCGGCAGTAACCTCCTGATCAACAGCCGCGTGGAATGCCATATTCAAACCGGTTCAGCGAAATAA
- a CDS encoding ABC transporter ATP-binding protein, producing the protein MSTQPVAELRGASKRYKTGDQVITALHPTDFQLFANQLTLIIGPSGSGKTTLLSMLGCVIYPTEGDVMVAGRQVNGLSEKKLAALRLQEIGFVFQSFNLIAPLTAEQNVMLPLQLQGVPHKEAKQRVDEAIAKVGMGDRRKQLPKALSGGQQQRVAIARALVTRPKLMLCDEPTASLDVESMKKVMKELRLLSESGIGLAVVTHDMRLREYADRIIYVNEGRVFDTPPSQLYDAH; encoded by the coding sequence ATGTCTACGCAGCCTGTCGCAGAGTTACGGGGCGCTTCCAAGCGCTACAAGACCGGGGATCAGGTCATTACGGCCCTGCATCCGACGGATTTTCAGCTGTTTGCGAATCAGCTGACGTTGATCATCGGCCCTTCGGGGTCGGGCAAAACGACCTTGTTGTCCATGCTCGGCTGCGTGATTTATCCGACGGAGGGTGACGTGATGGTCGCCGGCCGGCAGGTCAATGGCCTCTCCGAAAAGAAATTGGCGGCGCTGCGACTTCAGGAAATCGGATTCGTCTTCCAAAGCTTTAACCTCATCGCCCCGCTGACCGCCGAACAAAACGTGATGCTTCCCCTTCAGCTTCAAGGCGTTCCGCATAAGGAAGCCAAGCAGCGCGTGGACGAAGCCATCGCCAAAGTCGGCATGGGCGACCGCCGCAAGCAGCTTCCCAAGGCCCTCAGCGGTGGCCAACAACAACGCGTCGCCATCGCCCGCGCCCTCGTGACCCGTCCGAAGCTCATGCTCTGCGACGAACCCACCGCGAGCCTCGACGTCGAAAGCATGAAAAAGGTGATGAAGGAACTCCGCCTCCTCAGCGAAAGCGGCATCGGCCTCGCCGTCGTCACCCACGACATGCGCCTCCGCGAATACGCCGACCGCATCATCTACGTCAACGAAGGCCGCGTTTTCGATACCCCTCCCTCACAACTCTACGATGCCCATTAG